TTTCGAGATGGAATATGTTAGTGGTTTTGTTTAATACATTGTTTTGGAATACGATTTTACATAAATTGCTCAAATAGTTGTATAATAAGAGATATATTTATGCACAATCCTCACTTTAATTGTAAAGGGGTTGCCAACACCAGCTGCCCCGTATCAGTTCCAAAAGATAATAAACCAATTTGAGAACAGAGGAGGAATAGCAGATGCAACGGAGATACAATCTCGCACATTTCATTTTAGCTGGTGTTATAGTTTTGGGTCTGACGCTATTGATGGTATGCGTTGACGCACAGGCACGGATTGCCTTTGGGTCTGATAGGGATGGGAACCCTGAAATCTACGTGATGGACGCCGATGGACGTAATCAGCAAAGACTTACTGAAAATCTCAATAATGACTGGTCTCCCTCATGGTCTCCTGACGATAAACGGATTGCCTTCGTGTCTAATAGGGATGGGCACTTTAACTATGAAATCTACGTGATAGACGCTGATGGGGGTAATGAACAAAGACTCACTAACAATCCCGATGAAGACAAGTTTCCCTCATGGTCTCCTGACGGTAAACGCATCGTCTTCAGTGCCCGTAGGGCTGGGCACTTTGAAAACAAGTTTGCAATCACTGAGGAAATCTACGTGATGGACGCCGATG
The nucleotide sequence above comes from Candidatus Poribacteria bacterium. Encoded proteins:
- a CDS encoding PD40 domain-containing protein, giving the protein MQRRYNLAHFILAGVIVLGLTLLMVCVDAQARIAFGSDRDGNPEIYVMDADGRNQQRLTENLNNDWSPSWSPDDKRIAFVSNRDGHFNYEIYVIDADGGNEQRLTNNPDEDKFPSWSPDGKRIVFSARRAGHFENKFAITEEIYVMDADGRNQQRLTENLFSDWYPSWSPDGKRITFASDRKGDLQNFEIYVMDANGRNQQRLTNNRHQDWKPSWSPDGKRIAFSSQRDGNYEIYVMDADGENQRNLTNNSHSDGSPAWFNSPFSVSPAGKKFTMWGWLKQIDR